One genomic segment of Trichoplusia ni isolate ovarian cell line Hi5 chromosome 5, tn1, whole genome shotgun sequence includes these proteins:
- the LOC113493843 gene encoding very-long-chain (3R)-3-hydroxyacyl-CoA dehydratase: MIIPSPFVYWAQTESAVSLKIDLKNVVKPDVKVLENNIKFAAHGVGARGESRYEFNLDIYSSVKTIENDYPTTIRVFDNRVEIVLQKVEPAWWPRLTAQPQKPAWLKINFDLWKSEDGLDSEEEKRDVMKDYPGMYDKLHKEEMGYRREDLKKVYLKLYNLFQFIGYTYVLMVMAVRYAKLDYDSVADTYEHVGPAMKFLQLLQYLEVMHPLFGYTRGGVLVPFLQVSGRAFVLFAMIEAEPRMHTKPVVFYLFVMWSMIEVVRYPYYISQLYKKEIYILTWLRYTMWIPLYPLGILCEATVILRNIPYFEETGKFTYSLPNEWNFAFHMPNFLRVYLLFLTFPGMYFVMSHMHKLRTIKLKPKVIIKKSK; encoded by the exons ATGATTATTCCTAGCCCATTTGTTTACTGGGCACAAACTGAAAGTGCGGTTTCATTGAAGATAgacttaaaaaatgttgttaagcCCGATGTGAAAGTTctcgaaaataatattaaatttgcgGCTCACGGGGTTGGAGCCCGCGGAGAAAGCCgctatgaatttaatttagatatatatTCCAGTGTAAAAACA atagAAAATGATTACCCTACCACCATCCGTGTATTTGACAATAGAGTGGAGATTGTCCTGCAGAAGGTTGAGCCTGCTTGGTGGCCCCGACTGACCGCTCAGCCACAGAAACCTGCCTGGCTCAAA ATAAACTTTGACCTGTGGAAGTCGGAAGATGGGTTAGACAGTGAGGAGGAGAAACGCGATGTCATGAAAGACTATCCTGGCATGTATGACAAGCTGCACAAAGAGGAAATGGGTTACAGAAGAG aaGACCTCAAGAAAGTGTACCTGAAGCTATACAACCTATTCCAATTCATTGGCTACACCTATGTACTGATGGTGATGGCTGTCCGCTACGCTAAACTGGACTATGACTCCGTGGCCGACACCTATGAGCATGTGGGACCTGCTATGAAGTTCCTACAGCTACTGCAGTACCTTGAAGTCATGCACCCGCTGTTTGGATATACCAGG GGCGGTGTCCTAGTTCCGTTCCTACAAGTGTCCGGGCGAGCGTTCGTGCTGTTCGCGATGATAGAGGCCGAACCTCGCATGCACACGAAGCCGGTGGTCTTCTACCTGTTCGTCATGTGGAGTATGATCGAAGTCGTCAG GTATCCTTACTACATATCTCAGCTTTACAAGAAGGAAATCTACATTCTGACTTGGCTTCGGTACACAATGTGGATCCCTCTCTATCCCCTCGGTATATTATGCGAAGCTACAGTAATCTTACGGAACATACCATACTTTGAAGAAACAGGCAAGTTTACATATTCCTTACCCAATGAATGGAACTTCGCCTTCCACATGCCAAACTTCCTGAGAGTCTACTTACTTTTCTTGACCTTCCCTGGAATGTACTTCGTAATGAGCCATATGCATAAACTAAGAACCATCAAACTTAAGCCAAAGGTTATTATTAAGAAGTCAAAATAG